From the genome of Solanum stenotomum isolate F172 chromosome 5, ASM1918654v1, whole genome shotgun sequence:
AAtccattaattaaatatgttatCGATCAGtttattaatttgttaaaaGTAAGCACTTTAATCTTCgttaaatatttacaaattcTAGTCCTTAGATTAATGAAAAACTATGAAtgaacttttctttttaatccgaAACACTAGGAAAGTCTCAACAATTCCAAGAGAGTTATAACATACGGAAATTAaagatagataaaaaaaaaagataaaacacCTTAAAAGAAATTGCAACAAATACCAAAActtaataaatcaaaatcagCAAAAAAAATGCACTCAACACCTCatgtagaaaaaataataataacataattgcATCAAACGTCAAAtatcaatagaaaaaaaataacagaaaCAACACCTCCAAATATGAGTTTCCATTAAATCTAAGAACCATACTTCGTTAAGTATTAGATAACCGAATAATAATTATACCTGTATAAAATTCTTATGTTTCTCAATATGGTCTCTATCATCATCTCTATTCTTCTTATCAGTTCTCtttatcttattaaaaaaatacacacttttgaaaaacttaggactaaaattgtttaaaagtaaatttaagGAACTATTTTGAATTTATCCTAAACATAAGGGACCAtttgtgttattttctcttGCATTCTTTTATCTATAATCAATTTCTCCACTATATATAATTCCAACATTTCTCTATTGAGAGTGACCAATAACctaaacttatatatattttttaaaatagttcttcttcttcctcttatGCAAATGGATAATTCTTCTACATGTAATAGTTTTTCTAATTATAGTGCAAAAAATTCAGATTATGATTCCCAAGAAGAAAGTAGTTGgacattttattttcaagattttatgTCCAACAATAATAATTCTAATGAACAAAATTCTTTATGTTCTAATGAATTACACATCAATAAAAATGGTGGTTTAGATATTAATGAAAAtagtattaataataataaatctgTTTTTAAGAAGAGAAAGATGAAAGGAGTAGCAAGAGAAGTTGATGATGATCTTGAAGATACAGCAAGTTCACCTGTCAATAGCCCCAAGGTTAGTCAAGCATACTTTTCTTTTAGTTTCCGACCGATGTTCGGTATCTATTTTGGGGTTTGACTAATCTGAATTCACCTTGAGAGGTCCTACTACTTTCTCTTCATTTTAAGGGTTCAAACTCGAGTACTCTGATTAAGGATGGATGAGTACTTATCATGACTTCACCATGACTTTTGGTGGTGACTTTAGTTTCTTTAGGTTTCCTATCAGTCGTATTCGATGTTTGTTCTGAGGTTTGACTAATTTGGTTTCGTGCCAAGAAGTCCTTCTTTAGCTTCATTTCGAGGATTCGAATACCTTTAGTTTAGAATGAATGATTACTTACAATTTCATGACCTTTGGTGGTGACTATTTAGTTTCCTATTGGCTAGTGTTCGATATCTCCAAATAGTTTGGATTTACGTCGGGAAATTTAACTTTGACTCGATTTTCATGACTCAAATCCAAAGCCTTTACTGACGGATGAAGGACCTTTTGATGAAGACTTTGTCAATATAACTAGCTTGctagtaattaattttattaattttcatttaccTTTTATTTAGGGATTTTAttcatctctctttttttcttttccctatTGCTTTTAATTTGCAGGTGTCTTATATGAATGAGTTGTGCTTTAAAAGTCAGAAGGGGAAAAGTTCTGCAAGTATTTTTGAGGTAAGAGCTCATCGTGTTTGGTACGACGAAAGTCATTATtcatcgattttttttttttgtaaaataaagaaaaagaaccagcattattacaattatttttgttttctaatCGATGTCCGGTATCCGTAATAGATATTCCAACTAATTCAGATTCATAAAAGCGCTTTCTACCACAATTTTTAATATCCAAAACTCAAACTTCAAACTTTTAATTAAGGACAGAGAGATCCTATCCATTCCACCACAACCAATATTATTCAGTTATGCATtaatatttcatcctatttaaCTTTACATCGCGCTATTATTACTATTCAGAGAGTCAAtaagattcttttgtgaatgcaATTTCTTCAAATACATTTGAATTGATAACTTAcatttcatccaaaaaaaacacttaaagaTTCTATATCTATGGTTAAAGTTATATTGATAATTAAGTAGTTTGACCTTCGTACTCTTAATCCCGCTATAAGAAAATTCTTTTGGAATTTGTTTTCAACAGGGAAAAGGAAATAGTATTTCTGGCCAGCAAATGATGACTAGTGGATTGAATAATTCTACAAAGGAAAATGACTCTAcacaattgaagaaaaaaggatTATGCTTAGTACCTATCTCTATGTTCACAAAGTGATGCATGGATAATTAAATTTGCTACTCCTAcataaaatgtatatatatttctctatttttttttgttttcactcGATATTTGGTATCAATTTAGAGGTCTGACAACATTCGATTTTGCATTGAGAAGTCTTGTGTTAAGGGATAAAATGTCCTCTAACAAAGACGACTTTATTCTCATGGCTCGTATCGAGGACATGCATAAACTTATGTACCATATATATCACTCTCTTTAATTGCAATTGTTGTAAAATatctactccctccgtccacaattgtttgtcagggtaaggtcatgcacatCCCTCAAGGAAAAGTTAatacaaggtgtaatttgactaatataaccctactatatcAAGAATACCAGAAGTCCGCAtgacttttcaattgaactacacaatcattaagggcagaattggaaaaaagtgactaattatttcttgattgtttaaattgacaattaatcttggacatctatttttagtatacctgccaaacaattgtggacggagggagtattattttagaaaaccaagacatatttattatctttcttttaaaactcattaattaagCTATTCGATTAAGAAAGAGAGATAAttgttatatttatatatatatacactcttACAAATTAAAACTATATTAAATGTCTTTTTTAAAAGGTGCGGAAAAATCGGAAAAAAGTAGATAAATAGATAGGTTACTCACACTActaaaaacaaatgaaaatatCGATTGAAAATCCTAAGAAATATCCGTtggaaatatgttttttttcataGGAAAAACTTCTGACAAGCCAATTTTTGATGGACCTTCGAAAATTATTAAAGTATATACTTGTTGATAACTTAAGGAACAACTGGATAATTCAGCTGTTcctcataagaaaaaaaagttctcatttataataaatatatgtttaattaattataacaaATTAGTCTTGTTTGGAGATATCATTAATTAGTTCTTTAAAACATTGAAAATTATAGATGTGATgaaagaataaattaattaatttgactttTAATATTAAAGGGCAGAGTTGACAAATCCTAAGATTTTGTTAATTGCAAGGAAATTCAGAAATTATGGATATATATTAGCAGCTGACCTCCAAAGTCTACAATGATCCATTCCCTATAAATTATATtgatcataaataattaatataaacaattatattaatgTTTGTCCAAAAAACTatcacaaataattaatttgttttcacAAAGTCATCTTGTTTTAGGTGGAACATAGCATTCTAAAGCAAAAATACCTAAACTACCcctttatttgtaaaaataactatatatatataaaagagaaaataatatagATATTCTAGGTCCAAGAAAAATTTAATGGATCGAACACTTTCCTTTCTCATATTATTAAAGTCGGGTGGAAGAGAATCAATTCTCTTGAGAATAAAGAGGACGAATAGAATCTAATTTATGTTCATGTTAACATTAGAACAGTCCTTTTCTCCTTGAGTTGGATGAATCGAGAATTTTGGACCTTCACAAATAAtatctacatatatatatatatatgtgtgtgtgtgtgttccTGAACGAGTCTATCACGTGTAGGTTAAGCATAAGTCACAAGTTCAAACTCACCATaaataaaaacttggtattcaAGAGGAAAAATATATGAAGGTAGATGATTATTCATAAAATTTCAAAGCATACAAAATgagaaattataaaaaaacaaaaaatataaaaggacTTCCAAGTTTTCNGGGGGGGGGGTTTCCTGAACGAGTCTATCACGTGTAGGTTAAGCATATGTCACAAGTTCAAACTCACCATaaataaaaacttggtattcaagaggaaatatatatatgaaggtaGATGATTATTCATAAAATTTCAAAGCATACGAAATGagaaattattaaaaaacaaaaaatataaaaggacTTCCAAGTTTTCACTTTAATAACTATTTCTACAATCGGCAGATTCAGTCATCTAGTTTTGATATGTGATAAAATAGTTGtatcaagaaaattttaatttatttgaatcaaGGTCTATCAAAAATAATCTCTCTATCTTTTCATGACATTATCTATCCTTCTCTTTTCATCCTAAGAAAGCTATGGTAAGGACAAAGACGGACCTACCCTGAGGGTAGTAATGTCATTAGCATCTGATAATCTTAGAAAAAATGCATGCAAATATGTGTATGCATCTTAAATAGTCGTTtgattcatttttaattgtcatgttgtgcttttcaaaaatcaatttgactaattttaaagtgaaattagattacattaattcgatattttaaacaaaaaaaatacatattcaaaagctatacgaaaagtactataaattgcaatttcttgtatatcaatatgatgaaaaaatacttcgtaaaatattagtcaaagtacttatcatttgactctaaaaaaggaaatcatgacaattaaaagtggacggagatagtattaaataaaaaatatgataatatagtTGATGATGTTTATCTTTTAAAAAGTAAAGTCAAGTCTATGCAAAGTGAATTAAGTACAAGCATAGgcgaattcaagatttaaagGTTGTGGGTGTCATATCGCCTTTAAATAGACGTATTCattaaatcaatcaaatatttaatttattttacccttatatATAGCAACTTGGGACTTTTGTTTGGTTATTCATCTTTTTAGTTTATAAAGACAattgaattgaataaataaataaattatgtaacaACTTAGcgccaaaaaaaaattctaataataTCCTCAATAATTGCACTTGgtgaattttcatattttaaatacaCTCAATAATGAAATAGTTACTTAGTATATTTATTAATAGTTCACGCTCTAGGTAACAAACTTAAATAAAGTGGTTGAAAATTTTTCACATGCATAATTTAAGTAAGGTCTAATTCATTGGTGACCCCTTAAAATTGGCATGAAGTTTCagttagacaccttaactagaTGATGTTCAtcttagacacctcatgtagggtatcgctgtgtcattttgacactctttttccaatcaacaaaaatatgtgAGGTGTGTGTTACACTCGCGAATGACGTGTAAAGTGACTAATTAAGCGATGACATTTGTCATTTGTATCAAAAACAATTcttaaacaataaattttaagtaaaaataaaaagcagTCAATCAATCAATGACATTTGGATTTTTgcccaaataattttttaaagaaaattaagcCAATAAATTCCCCCATAACCCCACTCACCCCCCGTGTCTTCTTCTCCAAACACCCCAGTCCATTTGCAGAAANNNNNNNNNNNNNNNNNNcccccccccccccccaacccaCCTGCATTACCTATCCATTTGCAGAAATATCTGCAGACAATTTTCTTCTCCAATTACTTGCAAAAACATCTTAGAAACACGCCCACCTGTACACTACTCCTTTATTAGTGTCTTCttcaaatgtcttttttttttctttctgtttttgcTTTAATCACCagattcacaaaaaaattaaatttactcCTATGTAAATATTAAATTCTTTTGTGAAAGAAtctcatgaattaatttattaagtaaattttgaaatgggtctatttctaaatttctaaaacaaTCTCCAAATTTTTTATCAGTTTATGGTGACTGGATGTTTAAGTTTCAGAAATGATGGCTGAAAATGAGAGTTAATATCTCATATGGTCATTTAACTATGCATTattttctcagaaagtcactcaactttggtttttaacttcaaagtcactcaactatgaatttttttctcagaaagtcacttaaactatgagttcttttctcagaaagtcactcaactttgatttttaactcaaaaatcaCTTAACTATAAGTGTTTCACTTACAAAGTCATTCAATatgtttaattgattttttcattaaaacttacatgaaaatttatttctaactaaaattataaaaaacaaaaagatattcatttaaaccatttaataACCCGATCCgttagaaatatattattttaatgatttaattatttttttcaactgaATTTACTaacatgaattttttatttcaaccaattttttttaaaaataaaaggatattCATTTAagccaattaattaatttaactatagcactctaaaataaaatcaacaacATGTAAAGaccatttacaaaataaaaataaaaatgtaaagaCCAAATCTTAATTAACTTAACGGTAGGAGAAACATTAGTAACAAATTCAAGTCAGTTTTTTTTAATCACTTCTTTTTGTTCCTTCATTATGTATCATTGttactaaaattttgaatttactaaaaaagtaattttgtaatttctatattttataaacaatGCATGAAACCGCTATATACACACACAATTAGAGAAAAGGGGTAAAATAAAAggtaatatattatatatttagcGGATCGAGttattaaatgatttaaatgaatatctttttattttttaaaattttagtaagatataaatttttcatgtttgtaagtttaatgaaaaaaattaattaaatagattgggtgactttgtaagtaaaacattcatagttgagtgactttgtaaATGAAACACTCAtcgttgagtgacttttgaaataaaaaccaaagttgagtgactttctaagaaaataactcataattgagtgacttttgagttaaaaaccaaaattgagtgactttctgagaaaatAGTGCATAGTTGAGTGAACATATGAAGTATTAACTCCTGAAAAtaggaaagaagaaaaaaataaatttaaaagtcaaCTAAATAGGTTTTCACACGTGGTCAACGAGTGTATTACACTCACTAAGCCATGTAAGCAGAAAGTGTCAAAATGATACAATGATTCtctacatgaggtgtctaatATGAATATTGTCCAGTTAAGGTGTCCAAGTGAAATTTTGTGTCAACTTTAAGGGGCCAAGTTATATTGATGTTTTGACtcacaataataaaaatcttaaaAGACCAACAAAATCATATGAGATTTCAGTATAATTTTCATGTCGTCCTTTAATGCAACatgcattttattttgtaattttaagttcttgataagatttaaattatcattaactatactacttttttttcatatgtattCAAATGATCTAGATAATAGAACAAAGAGTAAGAGAAATTCGGCATCGAGTTtcaaaaattttgacaaaaagaaaagaaaattttgaagagAAGATCTAAAACAAATCTTagtcatttgtataattataaattatttcattaagagcattacaaattaaagttatttctaataataaaaaagtaataCTATTCTTTTGTAATAatctaaaaaaagaaagtgtatcacataaattaaaatgaaaaaaaataattttttatgtttaaaattaagaagaaaaaaagaagtcaaCAAAATACGAATTAAGAAATTTTACATGTTAAGATATACCTATATGATATAGTAAAACAAATAACATGTTGTGTCCATAACCTAATGGTAATCGTAATTTTTAATCCCAACAACATTGTTGGTTCGAATCCATGTGGTCACTAGGTGTCGTGGCACCCCCATAGCTATACGTTATGTCAATCATACTCACCACATGTTGCCACATATTCGTCACCTCATATAAAAACTTCTTAAAACGAATCGTTAATTCAATCATACTCATCAAATGTTACCACATCATTCATCACCTCATACAAAAGCTTCTTAAAACAAACTGTTATTTCAATCATACTCATCAAATATTACCACATCATTCATCACCTCATACATAAACTTCGTAAAACAAACGGTTATTCCAATCATACTCGCCACATATTGCCACATTATTCGCCACCTCATACATAAACTTCTTAAAACGAACTGTTATTTCAATCATACTCATCAAAATATTGCCACATCATTCGTCACCTCATACATAACCTTTTTTTATTTCCAGTCATACTCGCCACATCATTCATTCACCCTCTCAAAATCGTTTTTAACATACAAAAAGCTAACTACTAATTTACACCTAATGTTTGTACCAAATCAATCCAAATCACATATTTGTTAAATTCGCTATGCCGATAagtttttatcataattaaagtGCGTCCAAATCGGCCCGaacaaaattagaagaaaaaatgaaattgacctTTCAAAATGACCATTCAATTGAGTACCTATTCATGTATGGAGGGAAATTTGGAGGTACCAAGTCCTTCGATCCCGCGTCTTCCTCGCTAAATTTCTTctacaggaaaaaaaaaaaaaccacaacaATGGCTAGAAAACGAAGACCCAAAAAAAAGTAAGGCCACAAAGAGGCAAATTTATAAGTTTTGAAAGCATTAAACAGCCAATTTTGTGTGTGTGGATGTGTTGGGGGTTGCCATTAGAGAgaacaaatcaaagaaaagtgTGATAAAAACTGcaaaattacaacaaaaagaagaaaaaaagaaatctttttgaagaaaaaaaataaatcttttttccCCCACCACCACAACGCCACCTCCAGCAAGAACagcaaaaacaaaatcaagaaaggaagaaaaagaaccCCATAGAAAGCCctctttcttgtttttattttctttcaagttttggtttttttgttgtttgggAGCCACCAGCAGAGCAGAAGATTATCTGGGTTACATTTGTTTTTTGGTAAGGAGCTGCAGCTGGTTTTTTTTGGAGATTGATTTATAAttcttcatgaaaaaaaatgttctttttattttatggtttttgttgttttgaagCCACTAATAGAGCAAAGGGTTATTTGGGTgacatttgtttttgttaaaagTTTGATCTTTGTAAGGAGTTGCAGCTGAGTTTTTTGAGAttgaattttgattgatttttatgGTTGTTGTTGCTTTGAAGCTACCAGCAGAGCAAAAGAATATATGGGTAGGCTTGGTGGGTAGATAGTATTAGCATTATTCTCGTAGTTTCTTGTTCTTCGATTAATGCTATTGCCTGTTGTTTCTTATGCTCCGTATATCAGATTATTGTGTTTGGTATGGTCTGTTATGCTTTCGCTATTATTTGCTATGTCTTGTTCTATCTTTGTATTCTTTTTTCGAACTGTCTTGTTTTGTGTTACTTGAGCAGAGGGTCTTTCAGAAACAACCTTATATCTCcacgaggtaggggtaagaCATGCGTATACTCTggcctccccagaccccacttgtgagatTGCATTGGGTATATTGTTGTACATTTGTTTTGTGTTAAAAGTTTGATCTTGATAAGGAGCTGATGCTGGtttttttgagattgaattTTGGATTAATTTAGTTCATAAAAAGAATtgttttttttgtggtttttgtTGCTTTGAAGCCACCAGCAGGGCAAAGGTTATTTGGTTCACATTTGTttcttgttgaaattttgaTGCAGCTGATAGGTGCTGGTTATTTGAGATTGAATTTttgattaattgattttttttttggtttttgttgttttgaagCCACCAGCAGAGCAAAGGGTTGTCTGGGTCATATTTATTTCTTGTTGGTGAGGTGCTGGGTTTTTTGAGATTGATTTGGGTGGATTTATATTATATCAAAGATGTCAAGTTTAGATATTACAAAAATGTGGAGGGATCCTGGTGCTCCGGCTGATTCATTCTATCTGGTTCGGCCGGAATGTAAGGATGTTCCCAAGTCCAAATTTAGAATCAAGGTTCGTATTTCCCTCTGTTCTAATTTATCTGATGTTGTTTGATTTGGTATGCAGTTTTAAGTAAGAAAGacagacttttgaaacttgttttCGGTGACATAATAGTTGTGTGCCTATAATagttttgaaacttgtggtatAAAAAATGTTATAACATTTGTGGGACTACAAAAGCTTCTGATTAGGTACAATGGGgagtttaaagttgaattatttctaaatataaagCAGATTAACAAGGACATAGTGTTAAGTGTGGAAATATTCGTTTTCTTTCcccttttttccctttctttttcttctttttgtgttgAGATTTAAGCGTGATGTTTCAGCTTGTAGCACATACTTATTGAGCCGTCAAAAGCTTGGATTGTTAACACTCTTGTGGTTATTGAAGAATGATGTACTTCCTTCTTTTTTTAGGAGCATGTAGTTTGATTGCACAGCCCCCCTTGGATTATCGGTATGCATTCTAGGCTTTATAAAATGATTCATGGAGTAGCTTATGCCTCATGTAGTATAGATACATTGACGCTTGGAAGAATGATGTGCTTGTTGGGGATAAAAAGACGGGTTTTGGTATATTATGGAGGTTGGGATGGAGATGCAAGAGTGAACCATAAACCCCTTTCATATCCTGGTTATATATAGTACTATAGTAGTAGGAATTCATAGAAAACTGTGCTGCAAGAAATACTACAGCGAAAGAGGTAAAAGTGGCCTCTTGTTCTGGTTGTAGCCTCGTAGGTAGGTATGTATCTCCTCATTCTGTGTTGTCTGGAGGCTGGACAAGCATTGAGGACACAGAGGAGATGATAACTATTGACTATCTCTGTTGTTGTTTAGCTCTCAAGAAATTGCTCTAATTTGTCTGTTTTCCACTACAACTCAAGTTCTACTCATGTTTACTATCTAATGATCTACTTATTCAGAATGGAAAGACCCTAAGTGAAAGAAAATGGCGCGCTGCATTTTCTCCAGAAGGTTATCTTGATATTGGCAAAACACTTGGTCGAATTCATAGAGGGGTAAGCTTGACTGAAGGTTTATGTAGCATATGATTCATGAATATTTCTATTCAACATTTTTGTCATGTTGGCTTTTGGCTATTGctctttttataaataattcaatGTGAGATGATTATTATAGTAATATAGTAACCATCACGTAACCATGACATTTTAGGGAATTCATCCATCAATTAGAGGTGAAGTTTGGGAATTCTTACTTGGTTGCTATGATCCAAAAAGCTCACATGCAGAACGAGAGGATATACGAAAACAACGGAGGTACTTTACTTTCTTTTCCAACAAAAGCATAAATTGCTTATTTTCttgtcaaaaagaaaaaaagtatagaTTGATTATATGTTACCTAAATATTCGGAGTGTcaagtcccacattggttgagAGAATTTGTTGTGATCCTCCTGATATAATATTGGACTAGCTTTTGGTATTAAGCTGAAGGTTCATTTCTTTTTATGGTATCATAGCTAGCCCTGCtggttcttgttgttgttatGTTTCTCAAAATTGCCCCCCGTGTCATTTTATCCATACTCTAGTTGTCCACTCCTGGGTGATTTTTGTGAATGTCTAGTCCCACATTGGTTGTGGTCTCCTTAAATGGTCTGTAAGCAATCCTCGTATCATGAGCTTGTTTTTGTGGTTGAGTTACGCGCAAGGTCCATTTCTTCACGAGTAGGAATGCCCTTCTCATCACAAAGGATGCACAATGCTATCTCATCTTTATTGCTAGTGTCTAGAAAATGTTCTACTTGTTGCATTTCCGGGAGACATTTAAGGGTCGTtcggtagagtgtataagaattaTATTGGAAAGGGTGTATTACTTATGCGCGGATGAGATTAGTTATGCTAAGACTTTCTTATCCAATGTTTAATTAGTTTGGTGTATTAAATGTAGTTCTGTCTTTAACCATGTATTAATAACCTTGTAACTcaatgtattagttatacaccctatAATACTGAatagggtgtataactaatacatgtattagttgtATATAGGCTGAAAATC
Proteins encoded in this window:
- the LOC125865495 gene encoding vascular-related unknown protein 1-like translates to MQMDNSSTCNSFSNYSAKNSDYDSQEESSWTFYFQDFMSNNNNSNEQNSLCSNELHINKNGGLDINENSINNNKSVFKKRKMKGVAREVDDDLEDTASSPVNSPKVSYMNELCFKSQKGKSSASIFEGKGNSISGQQMMTSGLNNSTKENDSTQLKKKGLCLVPISMFTK